The Knoellia sp. S7-12 region CGTCCGCCCGAGCGCCTGTCCGGCAAGACCGTCGCCGTGGTCGGTTCCGGTCCGGCCGGCCTCGCCGCCGCCCAGCAGCTCACCCGCGCCGGTCACACGGTCGCGGTCTATGAGCGCGCCGATCGCCCCGGCGGTCTGCTTCGCTACGGCATCCCCGAGTTCAAGATGGAGAAGTCGGTCGTGGACCGGCGCCTCCAGCAGATGCAGGCCGAGGGCACGCGTTTCCGCAGCTCTGTCGACGTCGGTGCCGATGTCACGTGGGAGCAGCTGCGTGCCCGCTACGACGCGGTTGTCATCGCCATGGGTGCCACGATTCCTCGTGACCTCGACGTGCCCGGCCGCAAGGTCGAGGGTGTTCTGCAGGCGATGGACTTCCTCCCGCCCGCCAACCGGGTCGCACTCGGTGAGACGGTCGATGGTCAGGTCACGGCAAAGGGCAAGGACGTCATCGTCATCGGCGGCGGCGACACCGGTGCTGACTGCATCGGCACCTCGCACCGTCAGGGCGCCAAGTCGGTCACGAGCCTGGAGATCATGCCGCAACCGGGGGACCAACGTGCTCCGGGGCAGCCGTGGCCGACCTATCCGATGACCTTCCGCGTGGCTTCCGCCCACGAGGAGGGCGGTGACCGCCTGTATGCCGTGAGCACCCAAGAGGTCGTCTCCGACGACCAGGGTCGCGTGAGTGGCCTTCGGGTTCACGAGGTCCGTCGCGGCGAGAACGGGTTCGAGCCGGTCGAGGGCACGGAGAAGGTCATTGCGACGCAGCTCGTGCTGCTCGCCATGGGATTCCTCGGACCGCAGACAGAGACGCTCGTGGCCCAGCTCGGGGTCGAGCTCGATGAGCGTTCCAACGTCCGTCGAGGCGCCGACTACATGTCCTCGGTGCCCGGAGTGTTCGTCGCTGGCGATGCCGGTCGCGGTCAGTCGCTCATTGTCTGGGCCATCGCCGAGGGCCGCGCCGCTGCGCACCACGTCGATGCGTGGCTGTCGGGCAAGCCGTCGCGATTGCCGCGTCCGGTGAACCCGACGGACCGTCCTCTCACTGTGTGACCCGCGTCACCGCGTAAACGGTTGCCTCGTTAGGATCGTGGGCATGCGCCGCGCCAAGATCGTTTGCACCCTGGGCCCCGCCACATCCTCCCCCGAGCAGCTCCGCGAGCTGGTCAAAGCGGGGATGGATGTGGCCCGGTTCAACCTCTCTCACGGTGACCTGGAGGAGCACGCCAAGGTCTACATGGATGTCCGTCGCGCGAGCGACGAGCTGGGTCACGCGGTCGGCATTCTTGCCGACCTGCAGGGTCCCAAGATCCGCACGGGGCGGTTCAAGGACGGCTCGGTCATGCTCGAGAACGGTGCCCGGTTCACGATTACGAACCGTGAAGTCGAGGGCACCAAGGACGAAGTCGGAACGACCTATGCCGGCCTGCCGGGCGATGTCTCGGCCGGCGACGCGATCCTCATCGACGACGGCAAGCTCGCCCTGACCGTGATCGAGTCCAACGACACCGACATCATCTGCGAGGTCGTCGAGGGCGGCGTTCTCAGCAACAACAAGGGCATCAACGTCCCGGGTGCGGCCATGAGTGTTCCCGCCCTGTCCGACAAGGACGAAGAAGACCTGCGCTGGGCCCTCAACACCAAGGTCGACATGATCGCCCTGTCGTTCGTGCGCAGTGCCGCCGACATCGAGCCGGTGCACCGCATCATGGACGAAATTGGCTACCGGATCCCGGTCATCGCCAAGATCGAGAAGCCCCAGGCCGTCGACAACCTCGACGAGATCGTCCGCGCCTTCGACGGGCTCATGGTCGCGCGTGGTGACCTTGGCGTCGAGATGCCGCTCGAGACGGTCCCGCTCGTCCAGAAGCGCGCCTGTGAGCTCGGTCGTCGCAACGCCAAGCCGGTCATCGTCGCGACCCAGGTGCTCGAGTCGATGATCACCAACAGCCGACCGACGCGGGCCGAGGCCAGCGATGCGGCCAACGCGGTGCTCGACGGTGCCGATGCCCTCATGCTGTCGGGCGAGACGAGTGTCGGGGCGCACCCGATCGAGGCCGTCACGACCATGGCCCGCATCATCGAGAACACCGAGGAGCACGGCCTCGGCCGGATCAGGCCGCTCGACACCAAGCCGAGGACCAAGGGTGGCGCCGTCACGGCCGCTGCGGCCGAGATCGGCGAGCTTCTCGGCTGCAAGTACCTCATCACCTTCACGGTGAGTGGTGACTCGTCTCGTCGGCTGGCGCGGGTCAGGCCGCGGATTCCCATGCTGGCCTTCACCCCGCACCAGTGGACGCGTTCCCAGCTTGCGCTCACCTGGGGTGTCGAAACCTTCATGACGGCCCCCGCCCGGCACACCGACCAGTTTGCGATGCAGGTCGATGAGGAGCTGCTCGCGTGCGGCAAGGCAGAGGAGGGCGACGTCGTGGTCATCGTGGCTGGCTCGCCCCCCGGCATCCCCGGCTCGACCAACGCCCTGCGGATTCACCGCATCGGTGACGCCATCAACAGGGTGGCCCCGGCATACGAGGACGTGGCCGGCGCACCGCAGAAGTGACGGCTGGTGGGGATGCGCACGCAGCCCCACCACCGACGTTAGAATGGTCGCGCACGCCCGCCGGGGTGGTGGAATGGCAGACACGGAGCACTCAAAATGCTTTGCTCGAAAGGGCGTGCGGGTTCAAGTCCCGCCCTCGGCACCCATGCGACTCACATGACATCCCGGGCGCGCGGGGCGGACGGTCCACGTGCCTGCGCGAGGCATTCACACCGTCCCCTAGGCTGACCCCGTGAGCACCGCGACCCCCGAAGCGCCCGGGACCCCCACACCGACCGCAAAGCGGATCCTTGTCGCCGAGGACGAGGC contains the following coding sequences:
- a CDS encoding glutamate synthase subunit beta; its protein translation is MPDPQGFLKNRERELPARRPVPVRIKDWREVYEEQELGQLQTQAGRCMDCGIPFCHSGCPLGNLIPEWNDLARQGDWRSAIERLHATNNFPEFTGRLCPAPCETACVLGINQPAVTIKQVEVTTIEKAFADGGVTPRPPERLSGKTVAVVGSGPAGLAAAQQLTRAGHTVAVYERADRPGGLLRYGIPEFKMEKSVVDRRLQQMQAEGTRFRSSVDVGADVTWEQLRARYDAVVIAMGATIPRDLDVPGRKVEGVLQAMDFLPPANRVALGETVDGQVTAKGKDVIVIGGGDTGADCIGTSHRQGAKSVTSLEIMPQPGDQRAPGQPWPTYPMTFRVASAHEEGGDRLYAVSTQEVVSDDQGRVSGLRVHEVRRGENGFEPVEGTEKVIATQLVLLAMGFLGPQTETLVAQLGVELDERSNVRRGADYMSSVPGVFVAGDAGRGQSLIVWAIAEGRAAAHHVDAWLSGKPSRLPRPVNPTDRPLTV
- the pyk gene encoding pyruvate kinase — translated: MRRAKIVCTLGPATSSPEQLRELVKAGMDVARFNLSHGDLEEHAKVYMDVRRASDELGHAVGILADLQGPKIRTGRFKDGSVMLENGARFTITNREVEGTKDEVGTTYAGLPGDVSAGDAILIDDGKLALTVIESNDTDIICEVVEGGVLSNNKGINVPGAAMSVPALSDKDEEDLRWALNTKVDMIALSFVRSAADIEPVHRIMDEIGYRIPVIAKIEKPQAVDNLDEIVRAFDGLMVARGDLGVEMPLETVPLVQKRACELGRRNAKPVIVATQVLESMITNSRPTRAEASDAANAVLDGADALMLSGETSVGAHPIEAVTTMARIIENTEEHGLGRIRPLDTKPRTKGGAVTAAAAEIGELLGCKYLITFTVSGDSSRRLARVRPRIPMLAFTPHQWTRSQLALTWGVETFMTAPARHTDQFAMQVDEELLACGKAEEGDVVVIVAGSPPGIPGSTNALRIHRIGDAINRVAPAYEDVAGAPQK